GAGTGCTCCTCTCGGCTGTACGAATCCTCAAATTCCCCAACGTGGGGAATACAAATCATTGGCTGCAAAGGGATCATCCTCAAATGATGTGCTTTTCTGCTTATGGCcaccaaaattttcttgatttttcatttcactTATTTCCAAAAGTTAGGAATACAACTTAATTATTcacatgataattttttttttctaacaagaaaattaatctttatagcatgttattgtaattaatagaCCATCATATACCTTTTAACAACCCTTTCTCTTCGTTTTTACGgcttatatacataatatatatatatatatataggactATTAGGCCGGCAATCCCGTGCCCGGAATTTAATTACCAAGGcctaattttgaaaaatacaaacaaaataaaattctaacaataatccataaaaaaacatgagttagaaaaaaaagggtaTGGCAGAAAGATGTTGTGAAGGAGCAGCAAATTTCCATTTATGAATAAAGGCACATGTTATAACCTTGAAAGACCCCAATCCTCAATTGCTGCCTACTTATGATGAAATCGACACCTACCATATTGTTTTCGCTCTTTCTGGATAAAAACGGCCCCTTCCAATTCCTCTTCCCTGCATCCAATATATATGGtaaaactattaattaattattatacgCTTTTTCAACTAAAATACGTATTCATACTGTTACTATTTACTTAagtcatgtatatatattataattggattaaaattaatttaaacataaagtatatatatatatatatagaacagCATTAAGCATGATATTTATTACGAGGAAACATGtatgtaaaaggaaaaagataacaattttcatttattttcatagtAAGAATTTTAGTGAATaattagttttgaaattattaggAGTTGGTGACAACCCATGCAAAAATTACCAAACCTCGGACCATTGTCGATGTCGAACATTTTTCCGtcctttcttcctttttcttccaaaaaattaagCGAAAATGGTGGTCGTAACCTAACAAAACAACCCTTTTTTTTCTGTAtggaaaatacatataaagaTGAGAGGTGCAGTACGTGGTCTATATATTGATAGTGAGAATTAGGGCGgctacatatatacatacatacatacatacgtaGTTCTTATGTGCTGATCAAAATGAATGCGATCGAGTTTGCCTTAAATACTATTGGGGAATGTTAGTAACTTCGAATTTGAACCATAGAACATGCGGACATATGATTTCAACCACAAATTGTgacacttaattttgaacatgaTGTAATTGACTAGGAAGTTGGATTCTGTAATAACCACATAGTGGCCCATTATcatacttacatatatatatatatatatagtttaattacGTACTGTTTCTTAGATATATCATGgcatctttaattaattaattctctaAAGTCAATTTCAATCTTTATTacaatttgttaattttttcaaattaagttaattatatatatatgaaaaatacatatttgttttctttcttttttacctcaatcatatgatattattcgcttttgatcatataattcaatcaattttaaccattttattttctgctaCCTCTTTTgtttagaaaagaattaattataataaacttaatatatataataaaaattttattctttaaaaaaatttagaaaagtcTCCCCCAAGAAATTAAAGGgtcacaaattaattttgtagaaaaatttATGCACGCGTCTagttacaataatataaacataCTAATGTTTCCtctaccaaaaaaaagaaaaaaaaaatagaaataaaacaacatgcatgcatataaaaaattctaactcaatTCGGGTTTGGTcggatttaaaataattatatggtaagtataatacatttatcgtATAATTGACGTACATTTCAAAGAAACTGACTAATCACATGATAGGTATGtctgtaattgatttgattctattaaatttgatttgagtaaGAAATTTTGACATGTATATGCAATAAGACGGTGGATCAACATATGAGCGAAGCAAACGTACAACACATGAATCTACCTTATCTTGAACTGTGCATACGTACAGGTGGTCGAAAATCGCTAAGCATCTGCCTGGAAGAACCGACAACGAGATAAAGAACTACTGGAGGACTCGCATTCAGAAGCATATCAAGCAAGCCGATCATCAGAGCAGCTTCCCTGCAGCAGCACAAAATTCGGAGCATAGCAACGATTGCACGAACCATGCGTCTACCTCCAGTTGTTGCCCTACGGATCATGCAGTTGAATCCTACTCTCCCACGACTTCGTTTAATGGAAACATGGAAACCACTTTTCAAAGTCCTTTTCCCACCGAATCACATGACAACATTTGGAGCATGGAGGATCTTTGGTCCCTGCAGTTACTTAACGGGGACtgaattatattatcattattaattaattactttgatTAATCCTTCCTGGTAATTAATCAtcagtaattatattattattattattattattgcttaattagtTTCTAGCTATAAGTATATCGTGgctagttttttatttaagtattaTTTCGACTGTAACATATACGATTATCGCTATTTAATATGTATGAATTCGCGTAGTTATGTGCGGACACatctgtttatatatatatacatatattaaatgaaacaataattattttttttcatataaatttcttaattttgtgatCGACTAAAATCTGTATCTACTcgaatttacaaaaaaagtaaataaataatacccAACtagttatttcttttaatttaattaatatagtataaacttttttttaaataggtAGCGTTCGTATAAAGGACAAGTACGCAGTTCTTACCTATATATGTACTTAATTAAGTGATGTTCAAATTAGGGTAATTATTTTGTCTTAATCTAATAAAACAATGGCCTAATCATATGACCATTCACTACAAATCTCACATCACTTGTAACTACTACGGAACTTTTTTGAGTTtgattgttggaaaaatttcATTCCGACAGAGACATCTCCTTAATTGTCATCAACCAACCTTAAGTACTGTCAtaatcaacttttaaaaaaggTTCCCTTTCTTCGTACTTATTATTTCGAACTATCCCATAACGGCACAATGT
Above is a genomic segment from Sesamum indicum cultivar Zhongzhi No. 13 linkage group LG13, S_indicum_v1.0, whole genome shotgun sequence containing:
- the LOC105176354 gene encoding myb-related protein 305, encoding MDKKPCNSQDPEVRKGPWTMEEDLILINYIANHGEGVWNSLAKSAGLKRTGKSCRLRWLNYLRPDVRRGNITPEEQLLIMELHAKWGNRWSKIAKHLPGRTDNEIKNYWRTRIQKHIKQADHQSSFPAAAQNSEHSNDCTNHASTSSCCPTDHAVESYSPTTSFNGNMETTFQSPFPTESHDNIWSMEDLWSLQLLNGD